The following are encoded together in the Brassica napus cultivar Da-Ae chromosome A9, Da-Ae, whole genome shotgun sequence genome:
- the LOC106366856 gene encoding equilibrative nucleotide transporter 4: MVDGYRNQAPEKLQGKYQAMVVCCILGIGGLVSWNSMLTIADYYYQVFPAYHPSRVLPLIYQPFAVATIAILAYHESKINTRKRILIGYTLFTISTFLLIVLDLTTKGHGGIGPYIGLCTIVASFGIADATVKGGLVGDLSLMCPEIMQSLMAGSALAGGLTTALRLITKAVFEKSNGSLRKGAMIFLAISTFIELLCVILYAYIFPKLPIVKYYRSKAASEGSKTVAADLAAAGIQNQSDLTNDYSKNQRLSKKELLLQNIDHAVNLFLIYVLTLSIFPGFLYENTGQHGLGTWYALILVAVYNFWDLVGRYFPLVKWLNLENRKALTIVVLSRYFLVPAFYFTAKYGDKGWMIMLISVLGLTSGHLTVCIITIAPKGYMGPEKNALGNLLVTFILGGAFTGISLGWLWLVGKKNAL; the protein is encoded by the exons ATGGTGGATGGATACAGGAACCAAGCTCCTGAGAAGCTTCAG GGGAAGTATCAAGCAATGGTGGTTTGCTGTATTCTTGGAATCGGAGGTCTTGTCTCTTGGAACAGTATGCTCACTATTGCAGATTACTACTACCAAGTTTTCCCG GCCTATCATCCTTCAAGGGTTCTACCACTTATATACCAACCATTTGCGGTTGCAACAATCGCCATTCTCGCATACCACGAATCAAAGATCAATACTCGAAAACGAATCCTAATTGGTTACACCTTATTCACAATATCCACGTTTTTGCTCATAGTC TTGGATTTGACCACAAAAGGACACGGTGGAATCGGTCCTTATATCGGTTTATGTACAATCGTTGCTTCATTTGGTATCGCGGACGCTACTGTTAAAGGAGGACTGGTCGGTGATTTATCTTTGATGTGCCCTGAAATCATGCAG TCTCTCATGGCCGGCTCGGCTCTAGCTGGAGGTCTAACCACAGCGCTTAGGCTTATAACTAAAGCAGTCTTCGAGAAATCAAACGGCAGTCTAAGAAAAGGAGCAA tgATATTCTTAGCGATTTCAACGTTCATAGAGTTGCTCTGTGTGATACTGTACGCTTACATATTCCCAAAACTACCCATTGTTAAGTATTACCGCAGCAAAGCCGCTTCAGAAGGATCCAAAACTGTTGCTGCTGATCTTGCTGCTGCTGGTATCCAGAATCAATCAGATTTG ACTAATGATTATTCCAAGAATCAAAGGCTAAGCAAAAAAGAGCTATTGCTTCAAAACATAGACCATGCAGTGAATCTATTTCTCATCTATGTTTTGACATTATCCATTTTTCCCGGGTTCTTATACGAGAACACGGGACAACACGGGTTAGGCACTTGGTATGCGCTTATCCTAGTCGCAGTCTACAATTTTTGGGACTTGGTCGGGAGATACTTTCCGCTGGTGAAATGGCTGAACCTTGAGAATAGAAAAGCTCTAACCATTGTGGTTTTGTCCCGTTATTTTCTCGTTCCGGCTTTCTACTTCACCGCAAAATATGGTGATAAAGGATGGATGATAATGCTCATTTCTGTTTTGGGATTAACTTCTGGACATCTCACTGTTTGCATCATCACTATAGCTCCCAAAGGATACATG GGTCCGGAGAAGAATGCGTTGGGGAATTTGCTGGTGACTTTTATACTAGGAGGGGCATTTACAGGAATTTCATTAGGTTGGCTATGGCTTGTTGGTAAGAAAAATGCTTTATGA